Part of the Vicugna pacos unplaced genomic scaffold, VicPac4 scaffold_487, whole genome shotgun sequence genome, GGCTGGGGTGGGAACAGGCTGAGCGGcgaggtggaggcagggagacctgtGAGGGGCCTTTTGCAGTAAAACCGTCAGGAGACAGAGTGATCGGCGCCAGGGTGGCAGAGTTAAGCAGTGAGAAGCAGTTGGATACGGGACATAATGAAGATAGAGCCAGAAGGATCTGCTGCTGGGTTGGATGTGCTGTGAGGGCGGAGTCCGCAGTGGATGTAAGGTTTGGGCTTGAGCAGCTGAAAGGTGGAGGAGTTGCAGGTATCTGGGGGGAAGGCCATGAGGAGTGGGGCGTGGGGAGTCCAGAGCCGCCTGTTGGCCGGGCAGGTCGGGGGAGTGGGCCTAAGTCAATTGGATGTGAGTCGAAGTTGGAGTTGAGGGCCGAGAAGCAGGCCTGGCAAAGAACTACGTTCTCCTAGAGTGAGTATGGCTGATGCAGAAGCTGCCCCAGGGCTGAGCAGGGTTGTGCCAGTCACTGTGGACGGTCTGTGGTGTGACTGTCTTCTAGAAGGTGACACATGGTGTCTTGAGGAAGGGTGCCGTGTGGCTTGGTGGTGGCCCTGACATTCACAGGTTAGATGAGGAGGGGCAGATGGAGGGGCAGCGGTGAGGTTGGAGGAGGACATGGTGGAGAGGGCTGGTCTACCAGCAGGCGGAGGGAGGTAGGGAAGAGAAGGGTGTGGTGGGGCATTACGGGGCGTGGCTGAATGGGGTCTGGGGAGGAGTGGGTTTGACCTTCAGATTTAAGAGGGCATCTGTGCAAAGCCTGCTTGGATTGAGTTCACAGCAGAAGAGAAATGGAGGCAGTAAGCACAGAACTTGACAAACAGCTCTGCTCTACAGGAGAGCAGGGAAATTGATGGCAGCTGGAAAGGAATTCATGGGAAGCAAAGGATATTTTTTAAGGGGAGAACTAGCCTTGTGTTTACATGCTGATGGGTCTAAACTAGTAGGGAGAGAAACTGATGATGCAGAGAAGAGAGACTTCCTGGAACAGTATCCTTGAGTTCAAGGGAGAGGCGGCTCTGGTAGCAACCTCAGACCCTCCAAGGCTCAGGAGAGAGGGCCGGGGGGTGGATGTGCTGGTGCGGGCTGAGGGGTTCTCAGTGAAAAGTCCTCAGTCAGAAAGGAAGCAAGGTCATGGGGAAGATGAAGTGGGGTAGGGGGCAGGTTAAGGAGAATGGAGAAGGTGTGAAATAGGCATCAGGAGAAGGGGAGGGTTCCCAGACCTGAGGAGTTAGGCCTGCTTGCCAGACAGCACTGCCAGCCAGACCTCCTACTCCTGTGGGGAGGTTCAATAGAAATTCCGTTGAATTTGGGGAGGAAACTGGAAAAGATCAAACCAGTGCCTGCGAGTGGGCAGGGCGGAGTTCacagggagaagagggaggcagtTACCAGCCCCGGGGCTGTGCAGTGGGAGCCTCACAAGCTGGCCCTGTGCCCCTTGCCCTAACTTGTTTGCCCTGGAACTCTTCTGGTTTGAAAGACTACTCACTGGAAAAGCTGCATTGGTCAAGGACCCATTCACTTGCCGGTTTCTGTGAACAAACAGCCCTTCAGGCCCAGCAGCATGGCATGCCCAATGGCTGGTGACCATTTCTGTGATCCGTATAACCAGTGTGTTCATCAGTTTCCTGAGGCTTTGGGGGCTCCTGGCAGCAGGTCGCTAAGGGACTCCAATCATCGGAGTCAGCAGCCAAGCATGGCCGGTGGCTGCTTGGAGCTTAGTTGCCGCCTGCTGTGGTATGACCTTTGCAGGGAGGGGTTCCTTGGCCCCCCTGGTTTTGGCCTGATGTTGATGGGCAcgggatggggtgggggctgcctcTCTCCAGGACCTCCACAAAAAGTACTCGTACATCCGCAAGACCAGGCCTGATGGGAACTGCTTCTATCGAGCTTTTGGATTCTCCCACTTGGAGGCATTGCTGGATGACAGCAAGGAATTGCAGCGGTGAGGAGTGTGGGCACTTGGGCACTGAAGGAGGTGGGTAGGGGAGGGTTCCGTGAGGGCTCCCTTCATGTCTGATGACTGGGAGGTGCAGTTCCACCTGAGGCCAGGCTGGGCCCCTGCTTGAGGCTGCTGTCTGAGCCGGGGGAAGTGGCCTCTGGTGCTGGCCAGTCCCCGACCTCTGGGCCCCTGCTCTGCTGGCTGAGGAGCCCATGCCAgcctccctttccctcccatcCACAGGTTCAAGGCTGTGTCTGCCAAGAGCAAAGAGGACTTGGTGTCCCAGGGCTTCACTGAGTTCACAATTGAGGATTTTCATAACACAGTGAGCCCAGCCGCCCCGTCGCCTGCTCAGCCAGGGTAGAGGGTGGGTGGTCTGGCCATGGCATAGTTGACCCATCTCCTCCCTTATTTTGCTCTCTGTCCCTCCTGGGTGGCAGTTCATGGACCTGATCGAGCAGGTGGAGAAGCAGACGTCAGTGGCCGACCTGCTGGCCTCCTTCAACGACCAGAGCACCTCGGACTACCTGGTGGTGTACCTGCGGCTGCTCACCTCGGGCTACCTGCAGCGTGAGAGCAAGTTCTTCGAGCACTTCATCGAGGGTGGGCGGACCGTCAAGGAGTTCTGCCAGCAggtgctgccccctccccactcctcagaCTCAGGCCCCtcttttctctcctgcctgcggggggtggggggcgggaggcgggaggcacTGATCCCCAGGCCCTGACCCGCCCCTGTGCTGCAGGAGGTGGAGCCCATGTGTAAGGAGAGCGACCACATCCACATCATCGCGCTGGCCCAGGCGCTAAGCGTCTCCATCCAGGTGGAGTACATGGACCGCGGCGAGGGCGGCACCACCAACCCCCACATCTTCCCCGAGGGCTCTGAGCCCAAGGTCTACCTTCTCTACCGGCCTGGACACTACGATATCCTCTACAAATAGGGCTGGCCCCAGCCTGCCActgccctgcctgccctcccctctgccagGCGCTAGACATGTACAGAGGTTTTTTTGTGGTTGTAAATGGTCATACTTCAtgccccaccccttccctgtCACACGACCTCGACCTTCCACATTTTATTAAAGGGGACGCTGGTGGTGAGCCACGTGTGTGCGTGTCCCTGCTCTGCTGCTGCCCGCCTGGCTGCTCTGTGTCTGGCTGCCCCCCTTCCCCTCAGGTGGGTTCCTCTCAGCCTTCGGCCTGTCCACCCCCCCAAGTCTCCCCAGCAGGAGCAGTTTTGAGGGGGTGAGGCCTCTTGGGGACCCCCTCCTGGTTATTGGGGTTCTGCTTTTTACCCTTCAGGCCTTCCCCCCTTAGCTAGCCAGGGGCTTCCTTGGAAATCTGGAAGTTCCTTGAGACTTGCTGTGGACCAGGACCAGGACCACCAAAGTTTCAAGCTGCTCCCTCATAGGCCCTGCCTCTACCCTTATGTCCTGGCCAGGGccctggctgcctgccctccgTCAGGGGCCTGCATGGTCGAGGAGAGCTGGGTGGAGAGGCATGGCATGATGGTGGGGCCTGGCTCAGGGCAGGTGGAGTAGCCTGGGTACCCCAGTGCACCCCAGGTGGTGCCAGccaggtggaggaggggcagccCTCAAGCCTGTGCTTGGCCCTCCATCCCCAGGTCCAGTGGGGCTTGCCAGGCCACCATTCTCCCACCACCTGCACCCCTCGGCCTCCTGCCTGTGCCTGCTTTGCACCCCCTTTGCTTGGGCCGCGGTGTCTGCATTGCCTTCCTTTTTGCCTTCacctcttctcttttcccagCACATGTGGGGGCTTGGCCCCCAGGCTGTGAGCTCCTTGGGGGCAGGTCCTCAATAAATGTGAAGTGCTGCTGCCCACCTGTGCTGTCCGGCCCATGCCTCCACCTGCCTGGCTCACTGAGAGCTCTCGCCAGCCCCTTTAAGCCAAAGCACCTGTCCACACCTGGGCCGCCTCCCTCACCCTCAGCCAGGGCTGAGACAGTAGGAGCTGCAACAGTGTTTATTAGGAGGGGGCAGGGTGCGGAGGGAAAGAATAGGGTGGCCAGGCCAAGCCCTGCTGCAGGCTTCGGCGACTTCTTAGAGCTGGGAGCGAGGTCCAGCGGGCTCAGGCCAGTCTGTGGGCAGAGCGGAGACGTCAGAGCACGTGGGCTGTGGGCTTGCCCCAAACTGCCTCCCTGGCTTCCCTGCATGGGGGTGAGCGGGGTCGAGGGTGAGCGGGTGTGTTAGTGGGCAGGAGGTTAGTGGGCAGCCACACAGAGGGCCAGGCCCTGCTTACCAGTCCTGGTCAGGGTAGGCGGTGGGGTGCCGTCAGGCTGGAAGGCAGAGGACAGTGAGAACCTGTCCGGGGTggatgggggcggggcaggggctggCCAGGGCCCCACCACTGGGTACTTACCCACGGGGAAGAAGTAGGGGAGGCGTTGCCGGTAGATGTTTTCATCCTTCTCCAGGAACACGCAGATGATCAGCCGGTCCACCTGTGCAGGGCCTGCTCAGCCTGGGTCGGAACCGTCCACATCCCCGCTCCCCAGCCTTataactgcccccacccctgccggTTTTCATCTGCTCTGCCCTGCCCTTGGGGTGCTCATCGATCTGAATTTAGAGCTACACCCTTCACAGGGGCTCGTGATGTGTGCCCAGCTATCCCCTTCTCCCACCACGGATGATGCCCTGGGTGCAGGAGAGGAAACAGGACCCGAGGAAAGGCAAGGGATGCACAGAGGGCAGGCAAGGCCAGAGCCCCATGTGCCTGGAGCTCTGCACACTGCTCAACGATGACTGGTGGGGTCGGGATGCGCCCCGCCATCCCACCCACATTCGTTCCCCTCAGCTGGGCCCGGGCCTCACCTTGTCCTTGTGTTGCTCCAGCCATTCGCGCAACGTGCTCAGCACTACCTCGGCTGCTGCCTCATTGGGGTAGCCTGTGGGCAGGACAGTGGGGCGCGACTGAGTCCCGGGCTCTGGCCCGCCCTTCGCCGcctcgccccgcccctccctgtgCCGGCCCCGTCCCCTGCCCAgcccgccccggcccctccctgcatctgggccCAACCGCTGCCCACCCGTGCCCTTCCTCTTCTCTACTCACCAAACACGCCGGTGGAGATGCAGGGGAATgcctggggcaggggaagggattGGGGACAGCGTCACTCTCAGCTCTGCCTCCCGCCCGCTGCCTCCCGCCTCGGTTCCACGTCactcccaccctccgcccctcgGCGCCCCTCACCGCGGAGCGGAGCCGGTGCTCCAGCATCAGGTCGAGGCTGCTCAGGTAGCAGCTGCGGAGCTCCGCGGCCTGGTTGGCACTGGGCTCTCCGTGAGCGATGGGCCCCACCGTGTGGATGACATCTGTGGGAAATGATCAGATCAGACAGGCCCGGGGCTCCAGTGTGGTCCTTGGCTTTCCTTCCTGCCGGCCTAAGCCCTGGAGGAGACAGGAAACAGGTCCCCCACCCCAAGTTCTGAGCCTTGGGAAGGACCATACCCATGTGGTCCTTTGTGCCCTCGAGCCTAAATCCACACCTCGACATACACAGGCAGGCTCACACTTGGCCCCTTCCCCACATCTGTATGGACCCGGCTGAGAAAGTTGGGCTGTTGTTCCTTAGCTCTTCCCCTCCCTTCAAGTCCTTGCTGCTCATCATTCCCCACATGCATATGCGAGAGGGGCCAGGTCCTGGCACTTCAGAAGTGTCCCTTGAGAGGGCCTCCAGCAATAATGTGGGGCGTGCAGCATAACCCCTAATTACACCAGGCGCCTGTCTGTGccccacaggggtgggggtgtcgGGGACTCACACTTGGCCGGCAGCCGATAGCCGCAGGTGATCTTGGCTTTGCCGGTCTCGCAGCTCTGCAGGGTCCGGCATTCATCGGTGAGCAGGGGTCCGGCGGCCCGGTGGATGCAGCCGTCCACTGTAGGGGAAAGAGTAGTGAGCCTTTTTTTACAGAGAAGGCCGAGGCCCGCGGACTGCATACTCCCAATCCCCTCGGCTGTGTTAGAACTCCCCGGGCACCGAGCCTTTCTCCCGCCGCCTccagtctctcccttcccccgctccccccccccccccccgtctccgCCGCGCACTCGTTTTACATCTGGGGAAACCCAGTCTCGTACAGGGGCCAAAGCGGGAGCCGGCGAAGACAGGCCGGCAGGGGGCGCGCCCGACCCGCCCTGCCCTTTCTCGGGCGCCGGTGGGGCGCGGGCGGGGCTGGGGTCTCCCAAGGCCGGGCGGTTCCGGGAGGCGGGGTCCGCGGCGGCAGGAAGATCCCGGCCGAGGGGAAGTCTGCCCTCCCGGCTCCGGCCAGACGCGCCGCGGGGCCCGCTGTGAATCGCTGCCTCCGCAGGAGGATCCCAGGAGCGCCGACCCGCACCGTGCCCGGGATTCCAAGGCCAACCTCCTAAGGCGAGGCTCCTCGGACACACTTTACAAACTCTAAGACCcactttacagacgaggaaactaagGCCACCTAGTTACAAGAGGCAGGTCCGATCCGGACCTTGAGCTGGGCCTTCCAGCTTCTTCCCTGAGTCACGCAGGGAGGCGGACCCGCCGCGCAGGTGTCTCCGCGCGCGCACCCCAGCTCGTTAACGAGCCGCCTTGTTAGTTCATCTGGCTTAATTGGGGCCGGGCCTGGGCTTGTTTATCAGAGGGTGGCTCCGGGGCCTCGCCAGAGACCCTGGGGACCCAGACCCAGATAAACAACTCGGCGCGGCAGGAGGCGCGGAGGAGACGCTTCTCCTGCCCGACCTCGCCCCAGCGGGCGCCCTGGGAGAGGCGGGGCTCGGCCTCGGGCAGGGTCAAGTCCCAACTAGACCCTCATCGCCTGCGGCACCTTGGCAAGTCCTTCCCCTCTCTCAGAGCCTCTACGGTCTCATGTAGAAGACAGAGACAGTGACCTCTCCTCAGGGGAGGAGTTAACACCCTGGCCAGGAGAAAATGACCCACCTCTGGCAGGTCCCCAGATCAAATTACACCTTAGGCCAGTGTCAGGAGATTCTTGAACACCGAGCTCAATGCTCTGCAGCAGGAAAGGCCTatcatttccccattttacagatgcgcAGACTGAGGCCCTTGCCTCTTCATCATATCCCCAACCCCCAACGTCTTGGCACAGATCCAGGGACACCAGCTGGAcctttcctgttttctgttttcttttgtgccTTATGAGGCCCAATTAAACGTAATTTTGCGACTTCACTTAGAGCTGGCACCAAGCGGTTTCCTAGAGTATCCCAGGAGTGGGGTGTGGGTGAGGTAGAATTGGGGAACCCTGGGACAGAAGCTGGGACTGGGtaccccaccctcctctcctgtGCAGGGATGAGGGCGGCTGCAGCCCATGGGAGGGGGCAGCAGGTGGGGCCCTGGGCTatgtgtccaggtgcagcagagTTGGTGTACAACCTGGAGTGGGCAGTGTCCACCTGCAGTTTGTTCTTGGGTAGGGGGTGTCAGGTGACCACCTAGCATGGTGTGAGAcagcaggggctgtggagctgggcAGCCTGGGTTCAAATGCCAGCTCTTCTAGTCACAGATGCATGACCCAGGGCACTTAAGGTCTCTGGACCTCAACtgcaccatctgtaaaatgggataacagTAGTACCCACCTCATAAGACTGCTggaaggattaagtgagttaattccTGTAAAGTGCTTAAGCCAATGCTTGGCATGAGTGAAGAAGATGCACATGTTGGCTATTACAAGGATGGTGAGATGGTGTGGGTGTGCACAGCTAGGAGTGTGGTGGGAGGCGGTGTCCAGGCAAGATATGCTCAGGGCCTATGGGGGTGAGCACAGGGAAGTGTCTAAGCCGGCTCTCCTAGGGGCCTCCCGGCCTGCTCCGTGATCCTATCCACTTGGCACCTGGTTGCCTGCCATCTCCCAGTGCTGTCCACCCTGCAGGCGACCTTGGCCTGCTGTGGGGGCTGTGCGGAAGTGGAGCTCAGCGAGATCTGTGTTTCAGGGATGTAATGTTTCCTGTAGGGgtggacaggcctgcagccaggcCTTTGGGGCCGACCTGGGGGCatgaggtgggaggaagagggaagaattGATGCTCGCAGAGCTCTTGGGCTGGAGTCCCCCCAACAGCAGCCAGAACAGGGCTGGGGCCATGTGACTGCTGTGCAGGTGTCTGGGGAGCAGCTCACCCAAAGCAGAGATGAGGGACAGGCCCCGGGTACCACCCTGCTCACCCTTCCCCCTGGCACTCAGGGCTTCAGCAGcctggtcccttcctgcccaccccaccccatgtcCACACACCAGCCTTGCTGCTTTCCCATCCCTGAGTGCCAGAGgaggccccagccctgctcttcTTAGCCATAGGCCCAAAGGCCCTCCCCTTACTGTGTTTCCTACCATGAGCCACACCTCTCCTGGCTCTGACTCCCAGGTCCTGTCCTGGCTCTTACATTGGGCTAAGCTGAACCCTGGAGACCAGAGAAGGAGGCTTCCTGGGGTTCCTTCCAAGGGCCATGtccttcttccccctccccacctgacTCTGGGGCAGCTggcccctggggctgcctggtgGGGGAAATGTCCCCAGTTCATACTAGTTGACACTGTGTCCCTTCCCTGGGCCCCTCAGCCACATCCAGAAAACCTCAACTCCAACTTGACCCTACCCTGCCCTGAGTCAGCAGAAAACCTAGGGTCTCTCCTAGGGAGACTGAGCCCACATGGGCAGTGGGGCCTTCCTCAGATGTGTCTCTGCTAGGTCAAGGCAGAACCCTTCCTCCATGGGAATGTGGCCCTAAggccctctctgcctctcccctcagccccttcctCATTCTTCCACCTTTAAGCTCCCAGATCTGGCTCCTTAATCTTAGCCTCAGCAGCCTTTTAGCACTGGCCACGTAATGAGCCATGTACATCCACCATCTTCTTTGGTCCTCACAGCTACAGCCACCCTAGGaggtgctattattattgtttctgCTTTAGAGAAGaaactcaggcacagagagggtgagagacttgcccaaggtcacacagctggactgCTCTACTTCCTCTAGGACCATGAAAGGACCTGTGTCTCCCTTCCCATCCtgagcctccctcccaccctggctGCCTGTCTCCTGTTTGCCCTCCTCACCCAAACACTTCGGGAAGATGTTTTGTCTAGGCCGGCTGTCTGCTCACTGCCAGCCCCTGTAGTCTGGTTCCTGTCTCCTCCCCACATCTACACATCCCCCTCCCAATAGAGGGACTGCTCTGGGTACATCTGGTTGCTCAGTGGTCTGCACGACTGTTCAGCGGCGCCCATGGGCTGACCGCTAACTACCTCCATCCAATCCTGCAAGGCTGCCTTGGAGACCTGCTCTCGCTGACCTGCTGCCTCCCTGAtgtcttctgtctccttcctgaGCTCCTCAGATGCTGCTATCTGGAGCCCCTTCTGCTGTCTCTCTGCCCCAGCCCTGACTCTGCCCTGGTCCAGGCACTTCCCCCAGATAAGCCCAGCTGCCCCTGCTTGGAAGCCTAGCCCAGCCACCTGCCATGGGCATGGCCGCCACAGCCACAGCCCTGCACTCGGCCTTCAGGAGCATCAGTTCAAATGCAGCGAgtccagggctgggagggcaCTGGGAGACGGCAGGGACTGGAGCCAGGCCCTCCTCAGAGCCAGCAGAGGCGAAGCAGGCAAGCTCCCGTGGGAGCCATTTGCCAAAGTGCGTAGGATATGTTGGCCGCTATTTAGGGTGCTGTAATATTCATGAAGGGAAGA contains:
- the LOC140695592 gene encoding ubiquitin thioesterase OTUB1-like; translated protein: IAVQNPLVSERLELSVLYKEYAEDDNIYQQKIKDLHKKYSYIRKTRPDGNCFYRAFGFSHLEALLDDSKELQRFKAVSAKSKEDLVSQGFTEFTIEDFHNTFMDLIEQVEKQTSVADLLASFNDQSTSDYLVVYLRLLTSGYLQRESKFFEHFIEGGRTVKEFCQQEVEPMCKESDHIHIIALAQALSVSIQVEYMDRGEGGTTNPHIFPEGSEPKVYLLYRPGHYDILYK
- the LOC140695593 gene encoding ADP-ribose glycohydrolase MACROD1-like, whose amino-acid sequence is MCIFFTHAKHWLKHFTGINSLNPSSSLMRRLALESRARCGSALLGSSCGGSDSQRAPRRVWPEPGGQTSPRPGSSCRRGPRLPEPPGLGRPQPRPRPTGARERAGRVGRAPCRPVFAGSRFGPLDGCIHRAAGPLLTDECRTLQSCETGKAKITCGYRLPAKYVIHTVGPIAHGEPSANQAAELRSCYLSSLDLMLEHRLRSAAFPCISTGVFGYPNEAAAEVVLSTLREWLEQHKDKVDRLIICVFLEKDENIYRQRLPYFFPVA